One stretch of Pomacea canaliculata isolate SZHN2017 linkage group LG11, ASM307304v1, whole genome shotgun sequence DNA includes these proteins:
- the LOC112575026 gene encoding uncharacterized protein LOC112575026 isoform X2, protein MRAMVNSSARRSSRHFLVVIFILRIISRVTGQDNRVTCHVPSVKALEATSLTCNFPEDISQTRKDVSVYLYKESENPDAILDCWWLGGQVDCYSAPGYKHTKSISRQLTVTIPRAAANQTGTYACQVAGYGPGQLSTCDFKIQSGTKTICDAPSVTKGSPAWLSCYFSENVGESKKDFTVYHVSNKGSQEKVLTCTWNQGEWTCFAARDYHLDRRITNTATVKIPKVSASHTGTYFCQLAGATRGDFEDCVFNLDKGQATFCNIPPVKSMEMAKLTCSFPVDVNKTKTNFNIVHFSDQNKAVPDSGVNSNVSVVAGVLIPLIVFVLIVVGILLYLRLSVRKAQNEEHQPMLPIQVTDVTTERLQESLSASIQTMYPDILTACYFVPSLYINRNTYENDKVAGEKVVVIKPTPDDTLRHDHAIQHVLNCLRHLADRDQQAMFVLSQFTCDDYLASVDEQFSHHKLPMPSDLTRRDTDYENFDVLIVHRHYGVVVVVVKASVCTADMGVEIRDNERVVQDLHEAVKQLDGAERMLKHLMADVRPDIAIRKTLMLPNLSQKLFEDIFAKHQDVAKALRHCTGLTELSDICRGCLCADQLHGNNMVDQLQKWLRVRHTSLAEHSLSENNYQTILSRLCGVATRPYLTLPDGRRVCTPSSLQQAVSLTGELFNGAIIHPEHQQLVTAAPPRVFLSGPPGSGKTTSLVLMGKQWLSEGHKVCVLSTWRENRTSSKFLYAMLKEFSERMDKSHAPKDLKVLPQSIKVETKNTKRDIQLIFEEVDLEKKEMKKIIKKIAYLAASDGLLILVDDAGPYREDQLLFKSFCEQLVDINLKLHLWAASCFTHQTPNGWDEKHFQRTVSCPPTILREKNVLTLAQTNGCKNLVKWDPDNIGVAPTEGLPVKYVYHHAQDVQGHSRGYPFTCEKCCHDVITLLKALGLETDARDIGGNCQTASTATVNSSNWESTSTPRLYPTDVLLLLEHEDCKDIYNTIFCKILIRTGFSVKVGNNEDSDFSSQIVGHHLWMSNATHFRGLKRKVMVYVEGRGVINVPQEWIRLRGVTSCTSQLIWVKDAATSHPEA, encoded by the exons ATGAGAGCGATGGTCAATAGTAGCGCACGGCGTTCCTCGCGGCATTTTCTTGTGGTTATATTCATACTCAGAATTATTTCAAGAGTAACTGGGCAAG ACAACAGAGTAACCTGTCACGTGCCCTCTGTGAAAGCGCTAGAGGCCACGTCACTAACCTGCAACTTTCCTGAAGACATCAGCCAGACTAGAAAGGATGTGTCTGTGTACCTGTACAAAGAGAGTGAAAATCCAG ACGCCATCTTAGACTGCTGGTGGCTGGGAGGACAGGTGGACTGTTACTCTGCTCCCGGCTATAAACACACCAAGTCCATCTCTCGCCAACTAACTGTGACCATACCGCGAGCTGCTGCCAATCAGACCGGAACCTACGCGTGTCAGGTGGCTGGATACGGTCCTGGTCAGCTCAGTACCTGTGACTTTAAAATCCAATCAG GGACGAAAACAATTTGTGATGCACCATCCGTGACGAAGGGATCCCCAGCTTGGCTGTCATGttacttttctgaaaatgttggagaaagtaaaaaagatttTACTGTGTACCATGTCTCAAATAAAGGTTCCCAAG AGAAGGTCTTGACCTGCACCTGGAACCAAGGCGAATGGACATGCTTCGCTGCACGTGACTATCATCTTGACAGGAGAATAACGAACACTGCCACAGTGAAGATACCCAAGGTGTCAGCCAGTCATACGGGTACTTACTTCTGTCAGCTTGCAGGTGCCACACGAGGTGACTTCGAGGACTGTGTATTTAATCTTGATAAAG GACAAGCGACCTTCTGTAACATCCCTCCTGTCAAGTCGATGGAGATGGCAAAGTTAACTTGCAGTTTTCCTGTCGATGtcaacaaaacgaaaacaaactttaacatCGTGCACTTCAGTGATCAGAATAAAGCAG TTCCAGACTCAGGAGTAAACAGTAACGTGTCCGTGGTTGCTGGAGTACTCATCCCTCTAATTGTCTTTGTGCTTATCGTTGTGGGAATCCTACTGTACCTCAGATTATCAGTCAGAAA AGCGCAAAACGAAGAACACCAACCAATGTTGCCTATTCAG GTTACCGATGTGACTACAGAAAGATTGCAGGAAAGTCTATCAGCCAGCATCCAGACCATGTACCCAGATATTCTCACCGCCTGCTATTTCGTGCCTTCACTCTacataaacagaaacacatatGAAAACGATAAGGTGGCGGGTGAGAAGGTCGTTGTCATCAAACCCACACCAGACGACACACTGAGGCACGACCACGCCATCCAGCACGTCCTCAACTGTCTGCGCCACCTGGCGGACAGAGACCAGCAGGCCATGTTTGTCCTCTCACAGTTCACCTGTGACGACTACCTGGCTAGTGTTGACGAGCAGTTTTCCCACCACAAGCTGCcgatgccctctgacctcacaCGTCGTGACACGGACTATGAGAACTTTGATGTACTCATCGTCCACCGACACTACGGtgtagtggttgtggtggtgaagGCGTCTGTCTGTACAGCAGACATGGGGGTAGAGATAAGAGACAATGAGAGGGTTGTACAGGATTTACATGAAGCTGTCAAACAGTTGGATGGAGCGGAGCGCATGTTGAAGCATCTCATGGCGGATGTGAGGCCTGATATTGCAATACGTAAAACATTGATGTTACCTAACCTCTctcaaaaattatttgaagacaTATTTGCAAAACATCAAGACGTAGCGAAG gcTTTACGACACTGCACTGGGCTGACAGAGTTGTCTGACATCTGTAGAGGATGTTTATGTGCTGATCAGCTCCACGGTAACAACATGGTCGACCAGCTACAGAAGTGGCTTCGAGTTCGTCACACTTCGTTGGCTGAACATAGCCTCAGTGAAAATAACTACCAGACGATTTTGTCTAG attGTGTGGTGTCGCCACCAGACCGTACCTGACGCTGCCTGACGGTCGTCGTGTGTGTACACCAAGCTCACTGCAACAGGCTGTCAGTCTCACAGGCGAACTCTTCAACGGCGCCATCATCCACCCTGAGCATCAGCAGCTTGTGACTGCAGCGCCACCTCGTGTCTTTCTGTCCGGACCGCCAGGGTCAGGCAAAACCACTTCACTGGTGCTGATGGGGAAACAGTGGCTGTCAGAGGGCCACAAGGTCTGTGTGCTCAGTACGTGGAGGGAGAATCGAACATCATCAAAGTTTTTATATGCCATGCTGAAAGAATTTTCAGAAAGAATGGACAAGTCACACGCACCAAAAGACCTGAAAGTGTTACCGCAATCCATCAAAGTGGagactaaaaatacaaaaagagacATTCAACTGATATTTGAGGAAGTGGACCTAGAgaaaaaggagatgaaaaagATCATCAAGAAAATAGCATATCTCGCAGCTTCAGACGGCTTGTTGATACTTGTTGATGATGCAGGCCCTTATAG AGAAGATCAGCTACTGTTTAAGTCCTTTTGCGAGCAACTAGTTGATATTAATCTGAAATTGCATCTTTGGGCGGCCAGCTGCTTTACTCACCAAACTCCCAACGGTTGGGatgagaaacattttcaaaggaCTGTTTCCTGTCCTCCAACAATACTTCGGGAAAAGAATGTGTTGACGTTAGCTCAGACGAACGGATGCAAAAATCTTGTCAAGTGGGATCCTGACAACATAGGTGTGGCCCCTACAGAGGGCCTGCCAGTCAAGTATGTCTATCACCATGCACAAGATGTACAAGGTCACAGCCGTGGTTATCCATTTACATGTGAAAAGTGCTGTCATGACGTCATCACCTTACTGAAAGCTTTGGGTTTGGAAACAGATG CGAGAGACATCGGTGGCAACTGTCAGACCGCCTCTACGGCCACAGTGAATTCTTCAAACTGGGAAAGTACCTCGACACCGAGACTTTACCCGACTGACGTGTTGTTATTGCTTGAGCATGAAGATTGTAAGGACATTTATAATACgattttttgtaaaattcttaTAAGGACTGGTTTTAGCGTAAAAGTAGGGAACAACGAAGACAGTGATTTCTCATCTCAAATCGTCGGTCATCATTTGTGGATGTCAAATGCAACACATTTTCGAGGccttaaaagaaaagttatggTGTATGTGGAGGGGCGAGGTGTGATAAATGTACCGCAAGAGTGGATCAGACTTCGAGGTGTCACCAGCTGTACATCTCAGCTCATCTGGGTCAAGGACGCAGCAACTTCTCATCCAGAAGCATAG
- the LOC112575026 gene encoding uncharacterized protein LOC112575026 isoform X1, with the protein MRAMVNSSARRSSRHFLVVIFILRIISRVTGQDNRVTCHVPSVKALEATSLTCNFPEDISQTRKDVSVYLYKESENPDAILDCWWLGGQVDCYSAPGYKHTKSISRQLTVTIPRAAANQTGTYACQVAGYGPGQLSTCDFKIQSGTKTICDAPSVTKGSPAWLSCYFSENVGESKKDFTVYHVSNKGSQEKVLTCTWNQGEWTCFAARDYHLDRRITNTATVKIPKVSASHTGTYFCQLAGATRGDFEDCVFNLDKGQATFCNIPPVKSMEMAKLTCSFPVDVNKTKTNFNIVHFSDQNKAGVDVLKCVWQHGDLVCDVTSGFNFSRPVSDRLALTIARANDGNIGEYLCHLQQYSDNSTRCNFIIVPDSGVNSNVSVVAGVLIPLIVFVLIVVGILLYLRLSVRKAQNEEHQPMLPIQVTDVTTERLQESLSASIQTMYPDILTACYFVPSLYINRNTYENDKVAGEKVVVIKPTPDDTLRHDHAIQHVLNCLRHLADRDQQAMFVLSQFTCDDYLASVDEQFSHHKLPMPSDLTRRDTDYENFDVLIVHRHYGVVVVVVKASVCTADMGVEIRDNERVVQDLHEAVKQLDGAERMLKHLMADVRPDIAIRKTLMLPNLSQKLFEDIFAKHQDVAKALRHCTGLTELSDICRGCLCADQLHGNNMVDQLQKWLRVRHTSLAEHSLSENNYQTILSRLCGVATRPYLTLPDGRRVCTPSSLQQAVSLTGELFNGAIIHPEHQQLVTAAPPRVFLSGPPGSGKTTSLVLMGKQWLSEGHKVCVLSTWRENRTSSKFLYAMLKEFSERMDKSHAPKDLKVLPQSIKVETKNTKRDIQLIFEEVDLEKKEMKKIIKKIAYLAASDGLLILVDDAGPYREDQLLFKSFCEQLVDINLKLHLWAASCFTHQTPNGWDEKHFQRTVSCPPTILREKNVLTLAQTNGCKNLVKWDPDNIGVAPTEGLPVKYVYHHAQDVQGHSRGYPFTCEKCCHDVITLLKALGLETDARDIGGNCQTASTATVNSSNWESTSTPRLYPTDVLLLLEHEDCKDIYNTIFCKILIRTGFSVKVGNNEDSDFSSQIVGHHLWMSNATHFRGLKRKVMVYVEGRGVINVPQEWIRLRGVTSCTSQLIWVKDAATSHPEA; encoded by the exons ATGAGAGCGATGGTCAATAGTAGCGCACGGCGTTCCTCGCGGCATTTTCTTGTGGTTATATTCATACTCAGAATTATTTCAAGAGTAACTGGGCAAG ACAACAGAGTAACCTGTCACGTGCCCTCTGTGAAAGCGCTAGAGGCCACGTCACTAACCTGCAACTTTCCTGAAGACATCAGCCAGACTAGAAAGGATGTGTCTGTGTACCTGTACAAAGAGAGTGAAAATCCAG ACGCCATCTTAGACTGCTGGTGGCTGGGAGGACAGGTGGACTGTTACTCTGCTCCCGGCTATAAACACACCAAGTCCATCTCTCGCCAACTAACTGTGACCATACCGCGAGCTGCTGCCAATCAGACCGGAACCTACGCGTGTCAGGTGGCTGGATACGGTCCTGGTCAGCTCAGTACCTGTGACTTTAAAATCCAATCAG GGACGAAAACAATTTGTGATGCACCATCCGTGACGAAGGGATCCCCAGCTTGGCTGTCATGttacttttctgaaaatgttggagaaagtaaaaaagatttTACTGTGTACCATGTCTCAAATAAAGGTTCCCAAG AGAAGGTCTTGACCTGCACCTGGAACCAAGGCGAATGGACATGCTTCGCTGCACGTGACTATCATCTTGACAGGAGAATAACGAACACTGCCACAGTGAAGATACCCAAGGTGTCAGCCAGTCATACGGGTACTTACTTCTGTCAGCTTGCAGGTGCCACACGAGGTGACTTCGAGGACTGTGTATTTAATCTTGATAAAG GACAAGCGACCTTCTGTAACATCCCTCCTGTCAAGTCGATGGAGATGGCAAAGTTAACTTGCAGTTTTCCTGTCGATGtcaacaaaacgaaaacaaactttaacatCGTGCACTTCAGTGATCAGAATAAAGCAG GTGTTGATGTGTTGAAGTGTGTTTGGCAACACGGCGACCtggtttgtgacgtcacatcggGTTTTAACTTCAGCCGCCCGGTGTCTGACCGTCTCGCCCTCACAATTGCACGGGCAAACGACGGCAACATTGGAGAATATTTGTGTCATCTTCAGCAATATTCAGATAATTCCACACGTTGTAATTTTATTATAG TTCCAGACTCAGGAGTAAACAGTAACGTGTCCGTGGTTGCTGGAGTACTCATCCCTCTAATTGTCTTTGTGCTTATCGTTGTGGGAATCCTACTGTACCTCAGATTATCAGTCAGAAA AGCGCAAAACGAAGAACACCAACCAATGTTGCCTATTCAG GTTACCGATGTGACTACAGAAAGATTGCAGGAAAGTCTATCAGCCAGCATCCAGACCATGTACCCAGATATTCTCACCGCCTGCTATTTCGTGCCTTCACTCTacataaacagaaacacatatGAAAACGATAAGGTGGCGGGTGAGAAGGTCGTTGTCATCAAACCCACACCAGACGACACACTGAGGCACGACCACGCCATCCAGCACGTCCTCAACTGTCTGCGCCACCTGGCGGACAGAGACCAGCAGGCCATGTTTGTCCTCTCACAGTTCACCTGTGACGACTACCTGGCTAGTGTTGACGAGCAGTTTTCCCACCACAAGCTGCcgatgccctctgacctcacaCGTCGTGACACGGACTATGAGAACTTTGATGTACTCATCGTCCACCGACACTACGGtgtagtggttgtggtggtgaagGCGTCTGTCTGTACAGCAGACATGGGGGTAGAGATAAGAGACAATGAGAGGGTTGTACAGGATTTACATGAAGCTGTCAAACAGTTGGATGGAGCGGAGCGCATGTTGAAGCATCTCATGGCGGATGTGAGGCCTGATATTGCAATACGTAAAACATTGATGTTACCTAACCTCTctcaaaaattatttgaagacaTATTTGCAAAACATCAAGACGTAGCGAAG gcTTTACGACACTGCACTGGGCTGACAGAGTTGTCTGACATCTGTAGAGGATGTTTATGTGCTGATCAGCTCCACGGTAACAACATGGTCGACCAGCTACAGAAGTGGCTTCGAGTTCGTCACACTTCGTTGGCTGAACATAGCCTCAGTGAAAATAACTACCAGACGATTTTGTCTAG attGTGTGGTGTCGCCACCAGACCGTACCTGACGCTGCCTGACGGTCGTCGTGTGTGTACACCAAGCTCACTGCAACAGGCTGTCAGTCTCACAGGCGAACTCTTCAACGGCGCCATCATCCACCCTGAGCATCAGCAGCTTGTGACTGCAGCGCCACCTCGTGTCTTTCTGTCCGGACCGCCAGGGTCAGGCAAAACCACTTCACTGGTGCTGATGGGGAAACAGTGGCTGTCAGAGGGCCACAAGGTCTGTGTGCTCAGTACGTGGAGGGAGAATCGAACATCATCAAAGTTTTTATATGCCATGCTGAAAGAATTTTCAGAAAGAATGGACAAGTCACACGCACCAAAAGACCTGAAAGTGTTACCGCAATCCATCAAAGTGGagactaaaaatacaaaaagagacATTCAACTGATATTTGAGGAAGTGGACCTAGAgaaaaaggagatgaaaaagATCATCAAGAAAATAGCATATCTCGCAGCTTCAGACGGCTTGTTGATACTTGTTGATGATGCAGGCCCTTATAG AGAAGATCAGCTACTGTTTAAGTCCTTTTGCGAGCAACTAGTTGATATTAATCTGAAATTGCATCTTTGGGCGGCCAGCTGCTTTACTCACCAAACTCCCAACGGTTGGGatgagaaacattttcaaaggaCTGTTTCCTGTCCTCCAACAATACTTCGGGAAAAGAATGTGTTGACGTTAGCTCAGACGAACGGATGCAAAAATCTTGTCAAGTGGGATCCTGACAACATAGGTGTGGCCCCTACAGAGGGCCTGCCAGTCAAGTATGTCTATCACCATGCACAAGATGTACAAGGTCACAGCCGTGGTTATCCATTTACATGTGAAAAGTGCTGTCATGACGTCATCACCTTACTGAAAGCTTTGGGTTTGGAAACAGATG CGAGAGACATCGGTGGCAACTGTCAGACCGCCTCTACGGCCACAGTGAATTCTTCAAACTGGGAAAGTACCTCGACACCGAGACTTTACCCGACTGACGTGTTGTTATTGCTTGAGCATGAAGATTGTAAGGACATTTATAATACgattttttgtaaaattcttaTAAGGACTGGTTTTAGCGTAAAAGTAGGGAACAACGAAGACAGTGATTTCTCATCTCAAATCGTCGGTCATCATTTGTGGATGTCAAATGCAACACATTTTCGAGGccttaaaagaaaagttatggTGTATGTGGAGGGGCGAGGTGTGATAAATGTACCGCAAGAGTGGATCAGACTTCGAGGTGTCACCAGCTGTACATCTCAGCTCATCTGGGTCAAGGACGCAGCAACTTCTCATCCAGAAGCATAG